Proteins co-encoded in one Myripristis murdjan chromosome 4, fMyrMur1.1, whole genome shotgun sequence genomic window:
- the LOC115358372 gene encoding GTPase IMAP family member 8-like, translating to MASGDSTSKREDNLSELRIVLIGRRRGKAGEGNIMSAVGNFILGKDVFDTNKRTVHSVMRQGEVFGRNVTVVNTPDWPWDSPLSSTPVMDQLEIKRGVHLCPPGPHVFMVVIQTEHLEEMENLCHLEEHVSFLFSNRFWMHSMLLLLGGHTSVTPKLEKTLVWFVEKCEFRFDLVDIHNRSNDEAQVRQLLDNVQRMVSLNGGGHYPTDRGSPVITMFPKIDAIIATNHNCHYKVDGGMLSKLHERRRDVVEEASEKRQRALSEEEECSRRMKTPLRVMLLGKFRAEKITVANTILKQYTGNNSLVELYKDVEIQNNTRCWKRLGRIPSINLSLDLVDVPGWFTKSPSEKFREDMLDGLNLCFPGPHAFLLVIPLTETFSEDDKEAVEEHMKLLGKNVWQHTLVVFSGGFWLGEKTFLEYVECEGEPLRWLMERCGYRYHVLDCLDWDDVSRATEMTGKLEIMTLKSRSHLMMGEKWRPWTLFQKRKVKGTFTMEQWIKRENEWLRREEEWKRKEAEWKRREMMMMEEMEKAGLTLLPAKRSGSMQILVPSMSGDMISDAGSYRLFPKVSDWLSRRCDTLSSSGFDSIGTITETDMWSEADIIETEEYATNFV from the exons ATGGCGAGCGGTGACTCAACCTCCA AAAGAGAAGACAATTTGTCAGAGCTGAGGATTGTGCTGATCGGGAGAAGACGAGGGAAAGCCGGGGAAGGCAACATTATGAGTGCAGTGGGGAACTTCATCCTGGGCAAAGATGTTTTTGATACAAACAAAAGAACAGTCCACAGCGTCATGAGACAGGGAGAAGTGTTTGGCAGAAATGTCACCGTGGTCAATACACCAGACTGGCCTTGGGACAGCCCACTGAGCTCCACCCCGGTGATGGATCAACTAGAAATCAAACGGGGTGTTCATCTGTGCCCCCCGGGGCCCCACGTATTTATGGTGGTCATTCAAACAGAGCACCTGGAAGAAATGGAGAACCTGTGTCACCTGGAGGAGCACGTGTCTTTTCTCTTCAGTAACAGATTCTGGATGCACTCGATGCTGCTGCTCCTAGGAGGGCACACTTCAGTCACACCAAAACTGGAGAAAACACTGGTATGGtttgttgaaaaatgtgaattccGCTTTGATTTGGTGGACATCCACAACAGGAGTAATGATGAAGCGCAGGTCAGGCAGCTGCTTGACAACGTACAGCGCATGGTGTCATTAAACGGAGGTGGCCACTATCCGACTGATAGAGGTTCTCCAGTAATCACAATGTTCCCCAAGATAGATGCCATTATAGCCACAAACCACAACTGCCACTACAAAGTTGACGGTGGCATGTTATCAAAATTACATGAGCGGAGGAGAGATGTTGTGGAGGAGGCAAGTGAGAAGAGGCAAAGAGCCCTTTCTGAAG AAGAGGAATGCAGTCGCAGAATGAAGACGCCACTGAGGGTCATGCTCCTTGGGAAATTCAGAGCTGAAAAGATAACAGTTGCGAACACGATACTGAAACAATATACAGGAAACAATTCCCTGGTAGAACTTTACAAG GATGTGGAAATTCAGAATAATACAAGGTGTTGGAAGAGACTGGGAAGGATTCCCAGTATAAATCTCTCGCTGGATTTAGTGGATGTTCCCGGCTGGTTCACCAAAAGCCCATCAGAGAAGTTCAGAGAAGACATGCTGGATGGCCTGAATCTCTGCTTTCCCGGCCCACACGCTTTTCTCCTTGTCATCCCCCTGACAGAGACCTTCTCTGAGGATGACAAGGAAGCTGTGGAGGAACACATGAAGCTTCTTGGCAAAAACGTCTGGCAGCACACGCTGGTTGTGTTTTCTGGGGGGTTTTGGCTGGGAGAGAAAACATTTCTTGAGTACGTGGAGTGTGAGGGAGAACCTCTGAGGTGGCTCATGGAGAGGTGCGGATACAGATATCATGTCCTCGACTGCCTTGACTGGGACGACGTTTCCAGGGCAACAGAGATGACTGGGAAGCTGGAGATAATGACGCTAAAAAGCAGAAGTCATCTCATGATGGGAGAAAAGTGGAGACCGTGGACACTGTTTCAAAAACGCAAAGTAAAGGGGACCTTCACCATGGAGCAGTGGAtcaagagagagaatgaatggctgagaagagaggaggagtggaaaagaaaagaggctgaatggaagaggagagaaatgatgatgatggaggagatggagaaggcAGGGTTAACGCTGCTGCCTGCTAAGAGGAGTGGCAGCATGCAAATCCTTGTCCCCAGTA TGAGCGGTGACATGATCTCCGACGCTGGGAGTTACAGGCTTTTCCCGAAGGTTTCTGACTGGCTGAGCAGGAGATGCGAcacactctcttcctctggctTTGACTCCATAGGCACCATCACAGAGACTGACATGTGGTCTGAGGCCGACATAATTGAGACCGAGGAATACGCGACAAattttgtttga